The Bombus huntii isolate Logan2020A unplaced genomic scaffold, iyBomHunt1.1 ctg00000106.1, whole genome shotgun sequence genome has a segment encoding these proteins:
- the LOC126876929 gene encoding katanin p60 ATPase-containing subunit A-like 2 isoform X6 yields the protein MDVSDVLFREARLSPEHRVCDNIDLEIIVAEYENYYKMKFQKYPILCKKITGREMTREVTNASKTVCRSIETKAKSVSKQARSEPVKETNLQQKITDDNTNHINLAMTVTSIFPNESDGRSSEELFNVPMEQSMQSKILKCIEKFYSDNPELRKIAEDISCEIIVNKLNVHWDDVIGLEECKTAVKEAVVYPLKYHIFFDGPFSPWKGILLYGPPGTGKTKLAKAVATECHCTFFNITASSLVSKWRGDSEKYIRVLFELAYSHSPTIIFIDEIDWIATNKGDCILSEPAKRFRSELLSRLDGLVSNENSNVVLLATTNSPWGIDAALLRRLEKQIYVSLPNEVARLGIFKLYLSNHLLENTDIVNHIVKCTERYSCADIKLLCKQAWLPEISPIWRRLEKKETPVTTLKYELKSYEILAKLLQKMSPTVMQIDKYDTWNK from the exons ATGG ACGTTAGCGATGTATTATTCCGGGAAGCTCGTCTATCTCCCGAACATCGGGTTTGCGACAACatcgatttggaaattatcgttgcagagtatgaaaattattacaagatgaaatttcaaaaatatcccatattgtgtaagaaaataactggaagggaaatgacgagggaagtgacaaatgcaagcaaaac TGTTTGTAGAAGTATTGAGACAAAAGCCAAATCTGTTAGTAAACAAGCGAGAAGTGAGCCTGTGAAAGAGACGAATCTACAGCAGAAGATAACTGATGACAATACGAATCATATTAATCTCGCAATGACAGTGACGTCAATATTCCCCAATGAGAGTGATGGACGTTCATCAGAAGAGCTATTTAACGTCCCAATGGAACAATCCATGCaatcgaagatattgaaatgcaTTGAAAAGTTTTATTCAGATAATCCGGAATTACGAAAGATTGCTGAGGACATCTCATGC GAGATCatagtaaacaaattaaatgtacattgggatgacgttataggccTAGAGGAATGTAAAACCGCTGTTAAGGAGGCCGTTGTGTATCCCCTTAAGTATCATATCTTTTTTGATGGCCCGTTTTCCCCCTGGAAAGGTATTTTGCTGTACGGCCCACCTGGTACAG ggaaaacgaagttagcgaaggcagtcgcgacagaatgccattgcaccttttttaacataactgCCAGCTCATTGGTCAGCAAATGGAGAGGCGATTCCGAgaagtatatacgt gttttatttgaacttgcctatagtcattcgcctacaattatttttatcgacgagattgACTGGATCGCCACAAATAAAGGAGACTGTATATTGTCTGAACCTGCAAAGAGATTCAGATCAGAACTTCTTTCTAGATTGGATGGATTAGTGTCTAATGAGAATTCTAATGTAGTTCTTCTGGCTACAACTAATTCCCCTTG gggcattgatgcagctttactcaggcgtctcgaaaagcaaatatacgtatcattacccaatgaagttgctcgacttggtatattcaaattataccttagcaaccacttattagaaaatacagatattgtaaaccacatagtaaaatgtactgaaagatattcttgtgcagatataaaattgctttgtaAGCAAGCGTGGCTACCAGAAATAAGCCCGATATGGAGGagacttgaaaagaaagaaacacctgttaccactttgaaatatgaattaaaaagttatgaaatattagcaaaattgttacaaaaaatgtcacctacagttatgcaaatagataaatatgatacgtggaacaaataa
- the LOC126876929 gene encoding katanin p60 ATPase-containing subunit A-like 2 isoform X3, giving the protein MDVSDVLFREARLSPEHRVCDNIDLEIIVAEYENYYKMKFQKYPILCKKITGREMTREVTNASKTIETKAKSVSKQARSEPVKETNLQQKITDDNTNHINLAMTVTSIFPNESDGRSSEELFNVPMEQSMQSKILKCIEKFYSDNPELRKIAEDISCRRRHFIFVSSQEIIVNKLNVHWDDVIGLEECKTAVKEAVVYPLKYHIFFDGPFSPWKGILLYGPPGTGKTKLAKAVATECHCTFFNITASSLVSKWRGDSEKYIRVSCFVYVLFELAYSHSPTIIFIDEIDWIATNKGDCILSEPAKRFRSELLSRLDGLVSNENSNVVLLATTNSPWGIDAALLRRLEKQIYVSLPNEVARLGIFKLYLSNHLLENTDIVNHIVKCTERYSCADIKLLCKQAWLPEISPIWRRLEKKETPVTTLKYELKSYEILAKLLQKMSPTVMQIDKYDTWNK; this is encoded by the exons ATGG ACGTTAGCGATGTATTATTCCGGGAAGCTCGTCTATCTCCCGAACATCGGGTTTGCGACAACatcgatttggaaattatcgttgcagagtatgaaaattattacaagatgaaatttcaaaaatatcccatattgtgtaagaaaataactggaagggaaatgacgagggaagtgacaaatgcaagcaaaac TATTGAGACAAAAGCCAAATCTGTTAGTAAACAAGCGAGAAGTGAGCCTGTGAAAGAGACGAATCTACAGCAGAAGATAACTGATGACAATACGAATCATATTAATCTCGCAATGACAGTGACGTCAATATTCCCCAATGAGAGTGATGGACGTTCATCAGAAGAGCTATTTAACGTCCCAATGGAACAATCCATGCaatcgaagatattgaaatgcaTTGAAAAGTTTTATTCAGATAATCCGGAATTACGAAAGATTGCTGAGGACATCTCATGC agaagacgccattttatctttgtatcgTCACAGGAGATCatagtaaacaaattaaatgtacattgggatgacgttataggccTAGAGGAATGTAAAACCGCTGTTAAGGAGGCCGTTGTGTATCCCCTTAAGTATCATATCTTTTTTGATGGCCCGTTTTCCCCCTGGAAAGGTATTTTGCTGTACGGCCCACCTGGTACAG ggaaaacgaagttagcgaaggcagtcgcgacagaatgccattgcaccttttttaacataactgCCAGCTCATTGGTCAGCAAATGGAGAGGCGATTCCGAgaagtatatacgtgtaagttgctttgtctat gttttatttgaacttgcctatagtcattcgcctacaattatttttatcgacgagattgACTGGATCGCCACAAATAAAGGAGACTGTATATTGTCTGAACCTGCAAAGAGATTCAGATCAGAACTTCTTTCTAGATTGGATGGATTAGTGTCTAATGAGAATTCTAATGTAGTTCTTCTGGCTACAACTAATTCCCCTTG gggcattgatgcagctttactcaggcgtctcgaaaagcaaatatacgtatcattacccaatgaagttgctcgacttggtatattcaaattataccttagcaaccacttattagaaaatacagatattgtaaaccacatagtaaaatgtactgaaagatattcttgtgcagatataaaattgctttgtaAGCAAGCGTGGCTACCAGAAATAAGCCCGATATGGAGGagacttgaaaagaaagaaacacctgttaccactttgaaatatgaattaaaaagttatgaaatattagcaaaattgttacaaaaaatgtcacctacagttatgcaaatagataaatatgatacgtggaacaaataa
- the LOC126876929 gene encoding katanin p60 ATPase-containing subunit A-like 2 isoform X7, with product MKFQKYPILCKKITGREMTREVTNASKTVCRSIETKAKSVSKQARSEPVKETNLQQKITDDNTNHINLAMTVTSIFPNESDGRSSEELFNVPMEQSMQSKILKCIEKFYSDNPELRKIAEDISCRRRHFIFVSSQEIIVNKLNVHWDDVIGLEECKTAVKEAVVYPLKYHIFFDGPFSPWKGILLYGPPGTGKTKLAKAVATECHCTFFNITASSLVSKWRGDSEKYIRVSCFVYVLFELAYSHSPTIIFIDEIDWIATNKGDCILSEPAKRFRSELLSRLDGLVSNENSNVVLLATTNSPWGIDAALLRRLEKQIYVSLPNEVARLGIFKLYLSNHLLENTDIVNHIVKCTERYSCADIKLLCKQAWLPEISPIWRRLEKKETPVTTLKYELKSYEILAKLLQKMSPTVMQIDKYDTWNK from the exons atgaaatttcaaaaatatcccatattgtgtaagaaaataactggaagggaaatgacgagggaagtgacaaatgcaagcaaaac TGTTTGTAGAAGTATTGAGACAAAAGCCAAATCTGTTAGTAAACAAGCGAGAAGTGAGCCTGTGAAAGAGACGAATCTACAGCAGAAGATAACTGATGACAATACGAATCATATTAATCTCGCAATGACAGTGACGTCAATATTCCCCAATGAGAGTGATGGACGTTCATCAGAAGAGCTATTTAACGTCCCAATGGAACAATCCATGCaatcgaagatattgaaatgcaTTGAAAAGTTTTATTCAGATAATCCGGAATTACGAAAGATTGCTGAGGACATCTCATGC agaagacgccattttatctttgtatcgTCACAGGAGATCatagtaaacaaattaaatgtacattgggatgacgttataggccTAGAGGAATGTAAAACCGCTGTTAAGGAGGCCGTTGTGTATCCCCTTAAGTATCATATCTTTTTTGATGGCCCGTTTTCCCCCTGGAAAGGTATTTTGCTGTACGGCCCACCTGGTACAG ggaaaacgaagttagcgaaggcagtcgcgacagaatgccattgcaccttttttaacataactgCCAGCTCATTGGTCAGCAAATGGAGAGGCGATTCCGAgaagtatatacgtgtaagttgctttgtctat gttttatttgaacttgcctatagtcattcgcctacaattatttttatcgacgagattgACTGGATCGCCACAAATAAAGGAGACTGTATATTGTCTGAACCTGCAAAGAGATTCAGATCAGAACTTCTTTCTAGATTGGATGGATTAGTGTCTAATGAGAATTCTAATGTAGTTCTTCTGGCTACAACTAATTCCCCTTG gggcattgatgcagctttactcaggcgtctcgaaaagcaaatatacgtatcattacccaatgaagttgctcgacttggtatattcaaattataccttagcaaccacttattagaaaatacagatattgtaaaccacatagtaaaatgtactgaaagatattcttgtgcagatataaaattgctttgtaAGCAAGCGTGGCTACCAGAAATAAGCCCGATATGGAGGagacttgaaaagaaagaaacacctgttaccactttgaaatatgaattaaaaagttatgaaatattagcaaaattgttacaaaaaatgtcacctacagttatgcaaatagataaatatgatacgtggaacaaataa
- the LOC126876929 gene encoding katanin p60 ATPase-containing subunit A-like 2 isoform X1 translates to MDVSDVLFREARLSPEHRVCDNIDLEIIVAEYENYYKMKFQKYPILCKKITGREMTREVTNASKTVCRSIETKAKSVSKQARSEPVKETNLQQKITDDNTNHINLAMTVTSIFPNESDGRSSEELFNVPMEQSMQSKILKCIEKFYSDNPELRKIAEDISCRRRHFIFVSSQEIIVNKLNVHWDDVIGLEECKTAVKEAVVYPLKYHIFFDGPFSPWKGILLYGPPGTGKTKLAKAVATECHCTFFNITASSLVSKWRGDSEKYIRVSCFVYVLFELAYSHSPTIIFIDEIDWIATNKGDCILSEPAKRFRSELLSRLDGLVSNENSNVVLLATTNSPWGIDAALLRRLEKQIYVSLPNEVARLGIFKLYLSNHLLENTDIVNHIVKCTERYSCADIKLLCKQAWLPEISPIWRRLEKKETPVTTLKYELKSYEILAKLLQKMSPTVMQIDKYDTWNK, encoded by the exons ATGG ACGTTAGCGATGTATTATTCCGGGAAGCTCGTCTATCTCCCGAACATCGGGTTTGCGACAACatcgatttggaaattatcgttgcagagtatgaaaattattacaagatgaaatttcaaaaatatcccatattgtgtaagaaaataactggaagggaaatgacgagggaagtgacaaatgcaagcaaaac TGTTTGTAGAAGTATTGAGACAAAAGCCAAATCTGTTAGTAAACAAGCGAGAAGTGAGCCTGTGAAAGAGACGAATCTACAGCAGAAGATAACTGATGACAATACGAATCATATTAATCTCGCAATGACAGTGACGTCAATATTCCCCAATGAGAGTGATGGACGTTCATCAGAAGAGCTATTTAACGTCCCAATGGAACAATCCATGCaatcgaagatattgaaatgcaTTGAAAAGTTTTATTCAGATAATCCGGAATTACGAAAGATTGCTGAGGACATCTCATGC agaagacgccattttatctttgtatcgTCACAGGAGATCatagtaaacaaattaaatgtacattgggatgacgttataggccTAGAGGAATGTAAAACCGCTGTTAAGGAGGCCGTTGTGTATCCCCTTAAGTATCATATCTTTTTTGATGGCCCGTTTTCCCCCTGGAAAGGTATTTTGCTGTACGGCCCACCTGGTACAG ggaaaacgaagttagcgaaggcagtcgcgacagaatgccattgcaccttttttaacataactgCCAGCTCATTGGTCAGCAAATGGAGAGGCGATTCCGAgaagtatatacgtgtaagttgctttgtctat gttttatttgaacttgcctatagtcattcgcctacaattatttttatcgacgagattgACTGGATCGCCACAAATAAAGGAGACTGTATATTGTCTGAACCTGCAAAGAGATTCAGATCAGAACTTCTTTCTAGATTGGATGGATTAGTGTCTAATGAGAATTCTAATGTAGTTCTTCTGGCTACAACTAATTCCCCTTG gggcattgatgcagctttactcaggcgtctcgaaaagcaaatatacgtatcattacccaatgaagttgctcgacttggtatattcaaattataccttagcaaccacttattagaaaatacagatattgtaaaccacatagtaaaatgtactgaaagatattcttgtgcagatataaaattgctttgtaAGCAAGCGTGGCTACCAGAAATAAGCCCGATATGGAGGagacttgaaaagaaagaaacacctgttaccactttgaaatatgaattaaaaagttatgaaatattagcaaaattgttacaaaaaatgtcacctacagttatgcaaatagataaatatgatacgtggaacaaataa
- the LOC126876929 gene encoding katanin p60 ATPase-containing subunit A-like 2 isoform X5 encodes MDVSDVLFREARLSPEHRVCDNIDLEIIVAEYENYYKMKFQKYPILCKKITGREMTREVTNASKTVCRSIETKAKSVSKQARSEPVKETNLQQKITDDNTNHINLAMTVTSIFPNESDGRSSEELFNVPMEQSMQSKILKCIEKFYSDNPELRKIAEDISCEIIVNKLNVHWDDVIGLEECKTAVKEAVVYPLKYHIFFDGPFSPWKGILLYGPPGTGKTKLAKAVATECHCTFFNITASSLVSKWRGDSEKYIRVSCFVYVLFELAYSHSPTIIFIDEIDWIATNKGDCILSEPAKRFRSELLSRLDGLVSNENSNVVLLATTNSPWGIDAALLRRLEKQIYVSLPNEVARLGIFKLYLSNHLLENTDIVNHIVKCTERYSCADIKLLCKQAWLPEISPIWRRLEKKETPVTTLKYELKSYEILAKLLQKMSPTVMQIDKYDTWNK; translated from the exons ATGG ACGTTAGCGATGTATTATTCCGGGAAGCTCGTCTATCTCCCGAACATCGGGTTTGCGACAACatcgatttggaaattatcgttgcagagtatgaaaattattacaagatgaaatttcaaaaatatcccatattgtgtaagaaaataactggaagggaaatgacgagggaagtgacaaatgcaagcaaaac TGTTTGTAGAAGTATTGAGACAAAAGCCAAATCTGTTAGTAAACAAGCGAGAAGTGAGCCTGTGAAAGAGACGAATCTACAGCAGAAGATAACTGATGACAATACGAATCATATTAATCTCGCAATGACAGTGACGTCAATATTCCCCAATGAGAGTGATGGACGTTCATCAGAAGAGCTATTTAACGTCCCAATGGAACAATCCATGCaatcgaagatattgaaatgcaTTGAAAAGTTTTATTCAGATAATCCGGAATTACGAAAGATTGCTGAGGACATCTCATGC GAGATCatagtaaacaaattaaatgtacattgggatgacgttataggccTAGAGGAATGTAAAACCGCTGTTAAGGAGGCCGTTGTGTATCCCCTTAAGTATCATATCTTTTTTGATGGCCCGTTTTCCCCCTGGAAAGGTATTTTGCTGTACGGCCCACCTGGTACAG ggaaaacgaagttagcgaaggcagtcgcgacagaatgccattgcaccttttttaacataactgCCAGCTCATTGGTCAGCAAATGGAGAGGCGATTCCGAgaagtatatacgtgtaagttgctttgtctat gttttatttgaacttgcctatagtcattcgcctacaattatttttatcgacgagattgACTGGATCGCCACAAATAAAGGAGACTGTATATTGTCTGAACCTGCAAAGAGATTCAGATCAGAACTTCTTTCTAGATTGGATGGATTAGTGTCTAATGAGAATTCTAATGTAGTTCTTCTGGCTACAACTAATTCCCCTTG gggcattgatgcagctttactcaggcgtctcgaaaagcaaatatacgtatcattacccaatgaagttgctcgacttggtatattcaaattataccttagcaaccacttattagaaaatacagatattgtaaaccacatagtaaaatgtactgaaagatattcttgtgcagatataaaattgctttgtaAGCAAGCGTGGCTACCAGAAATAAGCCCGATATGGAGGagacttgaaaagaaagaaacacctgttaccactttgaaatatgaattaaaaagttatgaaatattagcaaaattgttacaaaaaatgtcacctacagttatgcaaatagataaatatgatacgtggaacaaataa
- the LOC126876929 gene encoding katanin p60 ATPase-containing subunit A-like 2 isoform X4 — MDVSDVLFREARLSPEHRVCDNIDLEIIVAEYENYYKMKFQKYPILCKKITGREMTREVTNASKTVCRSIETKAKSVSKQARSEPVKETNLQQKITDDNTNHINLAMTVTSIFPNESDGRSSEELFNVPMEQSMQSKILKCIEKFYSDNPELRKIAEDISCRRRHFIFVSSQEIIVNKLNVHWDDVIGLEECKTAVKEAVVYPLKYHIFFDGPFSPWKGILLYGPPGTGKTKLAKAVATECHCTFFNITASSLVSKWRGDSEKYIRVLFELAYSHSPTIIFIDEIDWIATNKGDCILSEPAKRFRSELLSRLDGLVSNENSNVVLLATTNSPWGIDAALLRRLEKQIYVSLPNEVARLGIFKLYLSNHLLENTDIVNHIVKCTERYSCADIKLLCKQAWLPEISPIWRRLEKKETPVTTLKYELKSYEILAKLLQKMSPTVMQIDKYDTWNK; from the exons ATGG ACGTTAGCGATGTATTATTCCGGGAAGCTCGTCTATCTCCCGAACATCGGGTTTGCGACAACatcgatttggaaattatcgttgcagagtatgaaaattattacaagatgaaatttcaaaaatatcccatattgtgtaagaaaataactggaagggaaatgacgagggaagtgacaaatgcaagcaaaac TGTTTGTAGAAGTATTGAGACAAAAGCCAAATCTGTTAGTAAACAAGCGAGAAGTGAGCCTGTGAAAGAGACGAATCTACAGCAGAAGATAACTGATGACAATACGAATCATATTAATCTCGCAATGACAGTGACGTCAATATTCCCCAATGAGAGTGATGGACGTTCATCAGAAGAGCTATTTAACGTCCCAATGGAACAATCCATGCaatcgaagatattgaaatgcaTTGAAAAGTTTTATTCAGATAATCCGGAATTACGAAAGATTGCTGAGGACATCTCATGC agaagacgccattttatctttgtatcgTCACAGGAGATCatagtaaacaaattaaatgtacattgggatgacgttataggccTAGAGGAATGTAAAACCGCTGTTAAGGAGGCCGTTGTGTATCCCCTTAAGTATCATATCTTTTTTGATGGCCCGTTTTCCCCCTGGAAAGGTATTTTGCTGTACGGCCCACCTGGTACAG ggaaaacgaagttagcgaaggcagtcgcgacagaatgccattgcaccttttttaacataactgCCAGCTCATTGGTCAGCAAATGGAGAGGCGATTCCGAgaagtatatacgt gttttatttgaacttgcctatagtcattcgcctacaattatttttatcgacgagattgACTGGATCGCCACAAATAAAGGAGACTGTATATTGTCTGAACCTGCAAAGAGATTCAGATCAGAACTTCTTTCTAGATTGGATGGATTAGTGTCTAATGAGAATTCTAATGTAGTTCTTCTGGCTACAACTAATTCCCCTTG gggcattgatgcagctttactcaggcgtctcgaaaagcaaatatacgtatcattacccaatgaagttgctcgacttggtatattcaaattataccttagcaaccacttattagaaaatacagatattgtaaaccacatagtaaaatgtactgaaagatattcttgtgcagatataaaattgctttgtaAGCAAGCGTGGCTACCAGAAATAAGCCCGATATGGAGGagacttgaaaagaaagaaacacctgttaccactttgaaatatgaattaaaaagttatgaaatattagcaaaattgttacaaaaaatgtcacctacagttatgcaaatagataaatatgatacgtggaacaaataa
- the LOC126876929 gene encoding katanin p60 ATPase-containing subunit A-like 2 isoform X2, with amino-acid sequence MDVSDVLFREARLSPEHRVCDNIDLEIIVAEYENYYKMKFQKYPILCKKITGREMTREVTNASKTSIETKAKSVSKQARSEPVKETNLQQKITDDNTNHINLAMTVTSIFPNESDGRSSEELFNVPMEQSMQSKILKCIEKFYSDNPELRKIAEDISCRRRHFIFVSSQEIIVNKLNVHWDDVIGLEECKTAVKEAVVYPLKYHIFFDGPFSPWKGILLYGPPGTGKTKLAKAVATECHCTFFNITASSLVSKWRGDSEKYIRVSCFVYVLFELAYSHSPTIIFIDEIDWIATNKGDCILSEPAKRFRSELLSRLDGLVSNENSNVVLLATTNSPWGIDAALLRRLEKQIYVSLPNEVARLGIFKLYLSNHLLENTDIVNHIVKCTERYSCADIKLLCKQAWLPEISPIWRRLEKKETPVTTLKYELKSYEILAKLLQKMSPTVMQIDKYDTWNK; translated from the exons ATGG ACGTTAGCGATGTATTATTCCGGGAAGCTCGTCTATCTCCCGAACATCGGGTTTGCGACAACatcgatttggaaattatcgttgcagagtatgaaaattattacaagatgaaatttcaaaaatatcccatattgtgtaagaaaataactggaagggaaatgacgagggaagtgacaaatgcaagcaaaac AAGTATTGAGACAAAAGCCAAATCTGTTAGTAAACAAGCGAGAAGTGAGCCTGTGAAAGAGACGAATCTACAGCAGAAGATAACTGATGACAATACGAATCATATTAATCTCGCAATGACAGTGACGTCAATATTCCCCAATGAGAGTGATGGACGTTCATCAGAAGAGCTATTTAACGTCCCAATGGAACAATCCATGCaatcgaagatattgaaatgcaTTGAAAAGTTTTATTCAGATAATCCGGAATTACGAAAGATTGCTGAGGACATCTCATGC agaagacgccattttatctttgtatcgTCACAGGAGATCatagtaaacaaattaaatgtacattgggatgacgttataggccTAGAGGAATGTAAAACCGCTGTTAAGGAGGCCGTTGTGTATCCCCTTAAGTATCATATCTTTTTTGATGGCCCGTTTTCCCCCTGGAAAGGTATTTTGCTGTACGGCCCACCTGGTACAG ggaaaacgaagttagcgaaggcagtcgcgacagaatgccattgcaccttttttaacataactgCCAGCTCATTGGTCAGCAAATGGAGAGGCGATTCCGAgaagtatatacgtgtaagttgctttgtctat gttttatttgaacttgcctatagtcattcgcctacaattatttttatcgacgagattgACTGGATCGCCACAAATAAAGGAGACTGTATATTGTCTGAACCTGCAAAGAGATTCAGATCAGAACTTCTTTCTAGATTGGATGGATTAGTGTCTAATGAGAATTCTAATGTAGTTCTTCTGGCTACAACTAATTCCCCTTG gggcattgatgcagctttactcaggcgtctcgaaaagcaaatatacgtatcattacccaatgaagttgctcgacttggtatattcaaattataccttagcaaccacttattagaaaatacagatattgtaaaccacatagtaaaatgtactgaaagatattcttgtgcagatataaaattgctttgtaAGCAAGCGTGGCTACCAGAAATAAGCCCGATATGGAGGagacttgaaaagaaagaaacacctgttaccactttgaaatatgaattaaaaagttatgaaatattagcaaaattgttacaaaaaatgtcacctacagttatgcaaatagataaatatgatacgtggaacaaataa